Below is a genomic region from Henckelia pumila isolate YLH828 chromosome 3, ASM3356847v2, whole genome shotgun sequence.
TGTTGTCATTTCTTTACAGTCCAAGCCTCTTTTCCCGGTCGAACTTGTTTGACATTGAACTGGATTTGTTGCGGCTTGTTCCTCTTCTATCTTAGAAGAGCTTTCTTGGGATTCAATCATTGGCAAGTCTGTTAGCAAATTTCTATCAAGTTGTGCAGAAGAACTTGGTTCTTTAGAGGTGTGCACTGTTGATGACGATTCATGTTGAAGGCATTTTACGATGGTATTTCTTACAAAGGTTTTCCCTCTAGTTTCATTCCTAGATGTTCTGATTTGAAAAAGAAATTGTAAATCTTTGAGTTTTTCGTTGATCATACAAGGGTTCAAATCTTCTTCCTGTGAGAGATGAGGGGAATAAAATGTAGAAGTCAATGGAAATTTTTTAGCTACAATTAATTAGTTTTAAGCTACAATGCCTCATGCTTTGCTTCAATTATTTTTTCAGCAGATGATCCTAATAATATTTCTGCTTCCTCATTTTCTAAATAGGCAGGCAAATTTCCTGTTCCATCAAATAAATCTACCTGGAAACGTAACCTACACATATGTTAAGTAATGGTTTAGCTTTAaagaaaattatgaaaaatatttggtCATTGTAACTGTTGTGGTTTAACTTTCCAAGCTATTTAAATAACTTACAGTGGTTTTGGGCTTGGGAAATTGCTACCACAATATAGACATGTGAATTCATATCCATATACAGCTCCACAAGTTCTTGAACAATCTGGGCAGGCTAAAACGTATAGACAATGTTGTGGCTCTGAGACTTTTAGTGTAGCTTTCAACCAAAAAGATTTTACCTGCAAGTGAGAATGTAGTTATGTTAATGTTTGTTTATGAGATTTAAGTAAACAAAAACTAAATTGTTAATGAAAATTATCGTTTCAGTCACACTTAGGATTTGACTTATCTTTCGAATTTGGGAGTCTGCTGGCTGATCTATACTTTGGTATGATTTTTCATATAACTTCCGAGAGACGACATTTTCTATATAGTCTTTGTTGTCTTTGATCCTAGATATTGGTTTAAATATTAGTTAATTCAATTTATGTCATAATACAATGCAGATAAATTAAAACAGAAATAAATGATTAACACACGGGAATTATTAGAAAATGTAACACAATAAACCTAAGATGGTATGAAGACTATTTTTTGTAAGAGAAATAATTTGTAACAAACTTACATTTTTTTAGTATTGCAAAAATAAGTTaatgtttaatttattatgttCTGGATTCGAAAGATTTTGTGTGTTTTCCTTGACACATGAATttgggaaaaaaatatataggaaGAAAAGTTACACAAGAAAgagaattaaatttaaagtaaaacataatcaaaatttgagaaaatcaTTTGATATAATTTTCTACGTAAATTTGACAATACTATGAcataatttatttcttttggaGATAAATTTTGACTGTGGGTAATGCAACATACAAGAAATATAGTTTGTGTAGAAACATTATATTCTGGGACATAGTTTTGTAATATtgtataattaaacaaaaagtgCAATTAAACAGcaagtgtaaaaaaaaatttaattaaagcaATTAATTTTAAGCTATGCATGTAAGAGATTATTTGAAAGAGAAAGAAAATTTGCTCATAAAGCTTTGAAATGACATTAGTTATAGGTTTTGGCTTACCATAGTTTTAAGTGTGTTGCTTGTGCTATGGGAGGGTCAAAAAGAAATGTACTGTTTGGCATTGTTCCGACAGATAACcctattttgataaattttaatgagAGAAAGCAGTCATAATGGGTCTAATATACTGTACtgaatattattttctttggcCTGTGAAACAAGGAAAAGATTGTTTTACCATAAAAGGTGTTGACCGACAGTCTGATCCCCAAAATCACTGGTACTTTGTGTACGTTTTCAGACAAGCGAGGACCTTCGTTTTGCAAAAACTCTTCCCACAATGTCAACAGCATAGGACGGTGCCTGCATGTTTGATAAATATGGATTCTTGAATACAATAAAACTGGGTAAGAAATTTGTAACTACATCAaatgatattaatttttttaaaggcaAGAGTGGTTTACTCTTCATTAACAATAACAAAGTCCTGCAAATTTTTTCTGGTTCTTTGCACGAACCGTGGTGGAAACACATGTATTACAGCACAAAGTAAGTCTGGAAATAGGAAATTTAGATAAATTAAATTAGCAACATATGTCATAATATAAGTAAACAAAAACAGAAAATGTGGAGAAAAACTTAACTGATTTGTTTGCTTGCGACATCTGCAAATTCAGAGCATTGTGCAAAACGTGTAAGCTGGTAAATGTTGGTGATTGGGAGCTGCTCCAATTGGCTACAAAGCTTGATGTAAGTGCTTCTATTAAGCACCATTTGATACTCTGAAGCAGCCAAAATTGGTGTGTTCGCAGCTATTTGTCTAATTTTTGCGTTTCCCATGAAGTATGTTTTATACAAGTCAAGTAACTTGTCTAATTGTTCAAGATCTTGGCCATAAATAATACTCTGCATTCTTCCATTCTGTTTTAACAGAAGATAGATATAAAGTATATTGGTGCAACAACAGATATATTTAACTGAGTAGATATTACCTCTTTATCAACAAATACAAGTTTCATATGTCTACCCCATCTTGTGTTTCGTATTGGAGTTTTCTTTGCAACTAATACTTTCACGAACCAGTTGTGAGAATTAGGATTGAGCTGTCCAAGTGTGGTGCATTTTTCTTCCATCGAGCTTATGGGGGAGAAAAGACAGAAACAATCTGttattttttagatatttatGAACAAAATTTTGGGAgcaaataatcatatataacTAATGGTTAAAATCAATGTGTGCTAATAAGAAATGTTATGTGCAGTTTTGAAATGTAAACATTGTAGTTGCCTATGTATTTTTTTGCAGAAATGAAAGGCAAAAAATTTTTAACTGTAGTTTTGAAACAACATTAAACAACTTTGCTGAAATTTGAGAACTCTAATTCAATCTTGATAGAGTTGATAGCAATTAAATGAGTATAAGAATTGAGAATCCATCGAATGGAAAATCAATCAGTAGGTTAGAAGTTACTTATCTCAAAGAGAGCTTGCTACCTGTAAAACATCATGGTACACAACGTTCTTTGTATAATTAGTACTCTGGATCAATGGTGTTGATGGTCTAATAAGCACCTTTAACTGATCCATAGTCTTTGCTCTTGACAATGCAACATAAAGTTGTCCGTGTGAGAAAACAGGTTCCTTTAAATAAACGCCAACAAAATCAAGAGTTTGACCTTGAGCTTTATTAATTGTAATTGCGAAGCATAGTCGCACTGGAAATTGTTTTCTTTTGAATGGAAtggaagaaaaattttcatgaggaGTTTCTAGTGTAATACGAGGAATAAAGACTGTTTTCCAGCATGTATACCAactgatatttcagcgtatatTACATTCGAGTTGAAACCTTTACAAAGAAATCGCGTGCCATTGCAAAGTCCTTCGGTTGGATTAATATTTCTGAGAAGTATGATTGGTGCATTTAATTTCAATGTTAGTTTATGCGGAGGAAGTCCTTGAGGAgttaaaaaatgaaatagttCTTCTTGGTCAGGTATAATACAAGCACTTATGTTTTCGTCGCAGTTATAATAAGTGGTTTCCTCTCCAGGAAATTTCGTAATCAATACATCATTAATATCGTTGACAAACTCATTTCTTGTGGTGAGTATTGCTCGTTTAACAAATAACGAGAAATCTAAATTAGCACTGGCAATATTTGGGAACACTGTAtctattaatatatttaaagaTGTAGCTTCATCTGTAAATGGGATGTTTGCTTCAGGTGGAATTAAGATTTCATCTTTCTCGTTCGTTTCCTCAACACCGTCcccaatttttaataaataagaagAAAATTTTGGATCAAGTAATGCTCGCATGTTTTGCTGTAGTTTTAATTTCTCGAAATGATTCCATAAAGGTGACATAACAATTGACGAATCTATTATATCATCCTTGTTAGTTTTAAGAATCACTGGTAATGTTTGGCGAAAATCTCCACCAAAGACAATAATTTTACCACCGAATATTGTTTGTGTATTCATTATGTCTCTTAgcatttcatcaaatttttcaaTAATACTGCGTTTAGCCATTGTAGCCTCATcccaaattattaattttgatatCTTTATTAAATGAGCAATTGTGCTTTGTTTACTTATGTTACAAGGCTTGGAATTATTTTCGTCCAAAGGAATTTTAAATCGTGAGTGGGAAGTGCATCCTCCTGGAAGCAGAGATGCTGCGACACCTGAAGTAGCTGTAGCAAGAGCAATGTTACCAGCAGAACGAACTGTGGCAAGAATAGTTTTATATAAGAATGTTTTTCCAGTACCACCAGGATCGTCCACAAAGAATACTCGTGACAAATTAGTATTAACACAATATAAAATCTGGTTGTAAGGATATTTTTGTTCTTTATTTAATTGCTCAACAGCAATCAGATCTTCATAAGGTATAGTTATATCTTTTTCAGTTTGTAATTCTTTTGTCAAATTATCATCAAAACTTAGAAGTACATTATCGGTTACTAAGAAGAAATCTTCTAATCTTTTGCCCATTGAGTATAGATAATACGCAATGTTATTTATTACTTTATGTTTAATTGCGTAAGGATTCAGAGATTTATTTTGTTCAAAATCTTGCGATAAGAACTTTTCATACTTCAACCATaattgtttgggattttttgggTTACAATAGACGAGGGCAGTAGCAAACAATTGTCGTAAAGCAATAGGCATTAGATATGAAGTTGCCTCTTCCATACAGTTGTCAATAGTATTATCATCCTCCATTAATCCTAATATTTGAGCTGCTTCTCTAAATGTAGCATAGGTTTTTCCATTGACTGTTCGTAAATCTTTGAATGAAGTAGGCTTTCGAATGTGCATAAGTAACAACTTTACATAAAACTTTTCGCCATCTGTTGGATGGCAGCTAAAAATTCTAGATATAACTTCATTTCTTTTACGTGGctcccattcctttatatcaTGGTGCCAAGTAAAGTATTCTGGAAACTCAACATATAAAAAAGCAAGCTTTTTAGCGTAgtcattatatttattcatgtgGAAAAATTGTGTTAACATAGTTTTTTTAATCATAGGATTATTCGCAATAGTAGATAATGATTGGGTGGTAGTAAAAGTTACCAATTGCTGGCCTTCTAAATGAATTGGTAAGCATATTACAGATGGATGAACATGATGAAGATCAAAACCAAAAATTCGCCAaattgcttcaggaggtgaaaTCCATCTTGCACtttggaaattttttatttcgtcAATCAGTAAGTGTTTTTCATCATTAGCTAATGTATAGAAAATCCTATCGTGTCCTTTGtaaatatatttgtatatgTATTTTATGGCTTGAATAGTTGAACATATTTCAATGTTGATGTGACAATTAAACTTAGCAAGAAGATATGGATTATATGGAACGACCCAACGATTATCAAGTTGTGAGCCTCTAATAGTGAGTATATGGTTATCATTTCGGCGTCGATATATTGGATATGAATTTATACCAAATTTGGTATTTTCTGAGAAATCTTTAGTATAATTAAACTTACACGAGCCTTTTTTCATACAAGGACATGATGGATTAAGAGAACCACAAGGTCCATGTATCATATGCTTAACCACCAATGAAAATAAATATGGATGTGTTATTTGATCAGGTAATTCTGCACACACTATTCTATCAAATGCTTCGGGGCAAAACATTTTCGATGCTTGTCTTAAAATCAGTAGAAAGTCAGCGTATGGTAACCCTCTTTTTTGAAATTCTATAACATAAGTGTAAGCAATCACATGACCAAAAAtggaatttttaaataaatcatttttcaGAACTTGAAGTTTTGCACGGAATATTCTAGCAATCAAGTCAGGTCTGTTTTGTATTTCATCAGAGGGTAGACATAAAGCTTTTATTTCTGGCCAATTTGGGTTTGAAGTTATTGTGAGAAAAATATCAGGTTTTCCGTAACGTTGTACTAAAGTGATAGCATTCATATATGTTTTACGCATATCTCTAGGTCCTCCAATGAATGAGGCAGGTAATATCATACGTTTACCAATGTCAGAACCCATTTCAAACCCTTGAGCCATATTATCTAATAATCCAGAGTATATTTCATTGCGTAGACGGTGTTGCATGTCTTTAGTTCTGAAAAATTCTAGTCTTGATGTTTCAATTTTAATGTACATATCTATTACATATTGTTGTAAAAGTCTACCAATATGTAGCAAAAAAGATTTATCGTTTTTACGTATCTGCAATTTGTAGCAATAATATTCACGACAAGACACGGTTGACCTTTGGTTTTCAGTTTTTTTGGAGGAGTTCGTAGTTGTGGAATCTTGAATATCGTAAATGTTTTCACCACTACATGTTGGCCTTGGAGTAACTCTTTTTTGTCTTTCATTCAATCTTTTAATATTTCGATGCCACCCGGATTCTCCATTTGGAAAAATAAGAGGATATTGCATAGGATCATAACAAGCAAAgtaatgtttaattatttgaggTTGGTTGTTTTTTTGGATATATTTGTATGTGTTGACTTGAGTATTGGTAGCTTTCATCATTTTCCAACCAAATTCCAGCAACTTGGGATACGGTAGGTTTGTTAAAAACACGTTGATCAACAATAGGGTCGGCTTGTAAAGCAATGTTATATTCATTTAAGTTCTGAATTGTACTAAGACTTCGGAAGAAATTAGCGTATGGATTCATTTCTAAAATGTGAGTAATTTTTTGTACGagagtttcttgaaatttagaACTAATATACATTCTATTCAAGATCTCGTGTTCAGTGTCAAAAAAAATACAACTGCAGATTTTTAGGGTTATGATTGTCTGATGGTATTAGTTGATCCAAAAAATGATAAAGTTGGCCTTGTACACGGAATGTGTAAATCCCAGCATTTCTTATAGCTAAAGATTTGTCACAATGTACACCCATTGATGTGAATGCAAACATATTATTGTAACTACGGACGTAGTTAATAAATTCTTTAGCATCCTGATCATTACCAAGATACAATTGAACCAAGTCTGTAGGCATTTCAGTGTTTAGAAGATTTATATCACCTAATGAGCAACAAAATGTAGGTGGTTCCAAGTAAACACGATATGCACCGCAATATTGACAGTTTGGAACATCAGGCAACAAATCTGGACTGTTGACTTTGCATGCTAATGGGTTCACATGAACATTTTGTTTGTCCACTGTATTTGAAATTAaaagttgtttttgtttttgtcgtCGATTGTTTTTAGCCACTCTACGATCTTCTAAGCTATTATATTTtcgtttttgagtttttgttgACATGATCACAAACGTTAAGAAGTAAAAAAGTATCACAAGATAAGCTAGTTATTTTGCAACTTGTATATTATGCGAGTAAAAATTCAAGTATTGTGATTTTTTAAgactaaatatatttttttacagctaagtaaaatacacaaaaaaaaaaaaaagttaacaGAATAGTACAAGATAGAGTTCAATGAATCTAAGTAACCCTACATATAATCATAATTGAAGCTACTGACTAAAGCTGTAAGGAaacaatttgtttttatttttttttttcaattacagTCCATTAAATATCTATAAGAACATATATTAACAAACTACAGAAACCTAAATAACTAAGTAGCAGGAAATATAGGGTACAATAAAGTGTGCTAAATATGTTTGGTGgtatagttttttatttttttaagttggcAGGCAATTataaatcaaaacatgtatCAGTCTACTTTTGTTTCAGTTTTATGTTTGTTTGAATGGTTGTTAAAAAGATATCGTGACACTATTCAAATTCAGCAAATTGAATACTTTAGTTAAATACGAAGctgataaaagatgaaaatatATACAAAGCATTTAATCGTAGTTAAATTCAAGTAAACGACTGAACCTGTACACCGGTCGAGTAGAAGAACTTGCCATTTATTGCGTTATCCAATTTTCGATAAATGTTTTCCGTACAATTTTCAAGAACAAGTGTTCCTAATACAAAAGAAAACCAGAAATATCATTATAAGAAAATGATGAAGGTAATCTATAATTGGAAACTGGAGGTTAATATTATTAGTAGTCAAATTTAAGCAATTTAATGAAACATAGGATACAAAATCAGTCTGCATGTCTTTATTTCGTAGTCTCTTTAATATCAAACTTCAGAAGTTAGTAATCAAAAAGACAACTATTACGTATCTATATTTTATCGTAATCTTAAATAACAAACTAGTTAATGGTTCGGTCTGTAATAGTCCTTTGATTTTAGATTGAGAAAATGAAAAGTGAAGACACCGTGAAATGGTAGCTGAATATTCCATATAATAAGATTGCACTATTTAGCAGTCGCATTACCTccgaattttaaatttaattaaaccaAGTTTATGTTTCTTTAAAAGCTGCAGAAAAAGACATTGATACCACTATAAACTAAATTTAGAACACGCATAAATGAGATCACGTGTATAAGTTTTTCGCAGATTATGAGCCCTAAAAAAAAACTCGATTTCATGTAAAAAGTAATTTAACGTTAGCAACTAAGGTTCGAAAACAGTAGATATGAGATACAAAGTAGCGAggagaaaataaatattaaacccTTTATACAAACAAAATAGTATATATAAAGCACACGCTCCAAAGGCATAGCACGATTTAGGGCTATTGCTGTCGTTAAATTGCTGTCATAGGCATCAGTTAAAAACACCTAACATACAATAAGCAAAGGTGATGTTGAAAAAACAGAAGTAAGAGAATGGGAAAAAACAAAAGATCTGAGAAACAAAAAGAATTTTTCCACTTTGTCAATGACAAAAATTTCAGATCTTAgaaattaaaacaaaatataattatcaCAGTCGTAGAAACAGCAATACCATCGTTTTCAAGCACAATAATTTACCAATACACAGATCTGTAGATGAAGGAAATCTGAGCAAATGATATGTTAACAAAAAAGATTTCAAATATAAATAGTTAAGaggaaaaaaatacatataatagACAGAAAGCAGAAATTCAAGGAAAAAACacaaagacaaaatgtaaaagTAACAGATATTCAAGAACAAAACAAAACGAAATGTAAGAGTAGCAGATAGGAAAGTAAGAAAAACAGACTGATTTGCGGCGCATGAATTTTGAAATGTAAGAAATTTAACTGAATCTGTTTAAGAGAGATGAGAAAAAACAGAGCATTAGAAATCGAAAAGCATAATATATACTGAGAAACCAGCTGTGGAAGTATAGTACTTTTATCAAAGGCAACCAGCTGGTTGATAgcaagattaataaaatttatttctcGGAAGTCAATGGCGCTTTAATCAAAAAAGTCTTGGCTTTTGAATTTAACGTATACCGTATCAcctataaatttcaaaattaataaatCTAATTGTGTTTGTTTTAAAGTTGGAAAAGTAGACATCATCTTCCACTTTGCAGACTCTGAACCATGACAGGGGAATGAAAATCGGCTGGGAAAGCAAGTAGCAATTGATAGCATTGTAAACTAAAGTTACACCATGCTATGAACTTTGTAGTTAATCATTTATACTTTGTAGCGAAAAACCATTTATTTACAGATCTTAGAAATAgaaacaaaatatacatataacgAACGTCGAGACAGAGATCCCATCGAttcgaaggaaaaaaaaatttatcagtACACAGATCAGCAGCTAGAGGAAGAGTTTACAAACGATGCGTTGACAACAAAATTATAGATctgagaaaataaaacaaaatataaatataacatACAGGAGAGCAAAAATCTAAGAAGAGAACAAAACGTAAATTACGAACAGCAAATAGGAGAACAAAAAACAGAGAATAACCTCTAATCATACAAATCTGTTTAGTACAAGAGAAACTCAGGTTTGGTAAAAAAAGAGTAATGAATTATTCAGCAGAATAATTACCAAGATAGCAAATCTCCTTCGAATTTGGATAATATACAACACACGTAATGCTGCCAGAAACATTCTTAAGTACCACAATCCAatcagtaaaataaataaataacgtaTCCCTTCAAATACAATCGAATAATAATTTTGGCAATTTTAAAACTACGTTAACCCTCCAAGGTAGAACATACTTGCAGAAACTAATACAGAAGGATATCCCTATGAAACAAAATTTTGGTGTATGCTTATTAGCAACAAAAACAATTTAGTAAACCTACAATATGGCAAATGCTGAAAAACCAGAAATATTTGGACGAAATAAAACA
It encodes:
- the LOC140888537 gene encoding replication protein A 70 kDa DNA-binding subunit B-like encodes the protein MASSSTRPVYSSMEEKCTTLGQLNPNSHNWFVKVLVAKKTPIRNTRWGRHMKLVFVDKENGRMQSIIYGQDLEQLDKLLDLYKTYFMGNAKIRQIAANTPILAASEYQMVLNRSTYIKLCSQLEQLPITNIYQLTRFAQCSEFADVASKQINLLCAVIHVFPPRFVQRTRKNLQDFVIVNEEHRPMLLTLWEEFLQNEGPRLSENVHKVPVILGIRLSVNTFYGLSVGTMPNSTFLFDPPIAQATHLKLWIKDNKDYIENVVSRKLYEKSYQSIDQPADSQIRKISQILSVKSFWLKATLKVSEPQHCLYVLACPDCSRTCGAVYGYEFTCLYCGSNFPSPKPLLRFQVDLFDGTGNLPAYLENEEAEILLGSSAEKIIEAKHEEEDLNPCMINEKLKDLQFLFQIRTSRNETRGKTFVRNTIVKCLQHESSSTVHTSKEPSSSAQLDRNLLTDLPMIESQESSSKIEEEQAATNPVQCQTSSTGKRGLDCKEMTTQKSFKHHKED